In Daphnia pulicaria isolate SC F1-1A chromosome 9, SC_F0-13Bv2, whole genome shotgun sequence, a single genomic region encodes these proteins:
- the LOC124313750 gene encoding NFX1-type zinc finger-containing protein 1-like, with protein MMGRELKSVHEAKPVMMQDGSGAKRQQMTTGSTTNAGCRPKSGNWRNHNFNSRAFDASSTKRPAQEAELVMQYAGGAKPRLQHFIKQEQYPQKDRKRENEKERNSKWHQGNNKQPFKHFPLNFTEVLKMITDNDPGLVVQKFAEESTGLGQFLKSNPANWEIVELILAVIGNFCFNKGPVLFHNAFIKIVQILGDNAVFKNLESVILNIPKSRSSNLGSKEERLTRLIRSISYLTTEMMTVMPALTCDYLGERFFEDVCALQTMPSFRDFNVNDAFDSLEKEGADRLKNAWEQHSKAIKSNCDGNQRELIRIQRQELMIHLKPPDDFRELSVMPEWEDVCTDAEPFLRPSLIKGTYPDVDTYLDIQFRLLREDFLNPLREGLVAFREKIEKQKKQQIRVDNIRLYYDVKIEDDDDSSVSGSSYILDFSTKGFQRVNWEGSKRLLFGSLLLFQLLHAIHCR; from the exons ATGATGGGCCGTGAACTAAA ATCAGTACATGAAGCCAAACCTGTCATGATGCAGGATGGTAGTGGAGCCAAAAGGCAACAAATGACTACTGGATCAACAACTAATGCAGGTTGTAGACCAAAAAGTGGAAATTGGAGAAATCATAATTTTAACTCTAGAGCATTTGATGCGTCATCCACAAAAAG ACCTGCACAAGAAGCGGAACTTGTGATGCAGTATGCTGGTGGAGCCAAACCAAGACtacaacattttattaaacAGGAACAATATCCACAGAAagacagaaaaagagaaaatgaaaaagaaaggaattcAAAATGGCATCAAGGAAATAATAAGCAACCTTTCAAGCACTTTCCTTTAAACTTCACCGAGGTGTTAAAGATGATTACAGATAACGACCCCGGTCTTGTTGTTCAGAAATTTGCTGAAGAAAGTACTGGACTCGGGCAGTTTTTGAAAAGCAACCCTGCAAATTGGGAGATTGTTGAATTGATCCTAGCAGTGATTGGGAACTTTTGCTTCAACAAAGGGCCCGTGCTCTTTCACAACGCTTTTATCAAAATCGTTCAAATTTTGGGTGACAATGCAGTTTTTAAGAATTTGGAGAGTGTTATACTCAACATACCGAAATCTCGATCTTCAAATTTGGGTTCCAAAGAAGAACGTTTGACTCGACTAATTAGGAGCATAAGTTATTTGACGACGGAGATGATGACGGTGATGCCAGCGCTCACCTGCGACTATCTGGGAGAGAGATTTTTTGAGGACGTGTGTGCTCTTCAAACTATGCCATCGTTTAGAGATTTCAATGTTAACGATGCTTTCGACTCACTTGAAAAAGAGGGAGCTGATCGCCTGAAG aaTGCTTGGGAACAACACTCAAAAGCGATAAAATCCAATTGCGATGGAAATCAAAGAGAGCTTATCCGAATTCAACGGCAGGAACTGATGATTCATTTGAAACCGCCAGATGATTTTCGAGAACTCAGCGTCATGCCTGAATGGGAAGACGTATGTACGGACGCCGAACCTTTCCTACGACCAAGTCTCATCAAAGGCACTTATCCAGACGTGGATACATACCTGGATATCCAGTTCCGACTGTTGCGTGAAGATTTCTTAAATCCGTTGCGGGAAGGACTTGTCGCCTTCAGAGAAAAGatagaaaaacagaagaaacagCAAATTCGTGTGGACAACATTAGGCTGTATTATGACGTGAAGATCGAAGATGATGACGACAGCTCGGTCAGCGGAAGTAGTTACATTTTGGATTTTTCAACCAAAGGCTTTCAACGGGTTAACTGGGAAGGCAGCAAGCGATTGCTTTTTGGATCTCTACTTTTGTTTCAACTCCTTCATGCTATTCACTGTCGTTGA
- the LOC124312830 gene encoding uncharacterized protein LOC124312830: protein MISPTRCQHMEKFSVYYPYGDLRVRNVLKDFRDQSFSEKTNSKTAQVLFLGSGEDMRKTLLATTVEHVNNFHFHLITDCPSIVARNIMILKILSAQDFNPNKEEDFSFLWDVWYNTEWPEITRKRFLIVLNDLLDDKLPENVTVPDPNHYKSLKKIWKVWYTISSRNQSESEMLLCKTKMKRSELFVTSHETTVLPPRNSDEKITHAKAFSRAVNEITKYLMKRNSIGDLEDSLGRIIEQEFQAFYERGSCRLQNELETVCINSSFLNPDTEQWQVHYSSCPFLGYLPLSQDQELITSVKEKILLPTCQKILKDTVNSYRSRIADIQVFFHLEDTLEFCFTNANKFDVIDCSSADCFGLANILNAASGRLSNNPGAVLFTRSTEWEKLAPTVELYVEHVLCCPLRMIPTIYGLQLNEHVELGSRYPPSYYFTAVANLSWQKAIHFQNIAMSPSSSLTDFLNKLAQKCFVSERFPKPSQVSSYQMAVIERHHYSPLTFHYIVSSMTQRLGGDHWFKDAHLLEIPVLFNITRRTSEAWEKGLEILKITAEIPINSINGDAFKVLIPQLGLPTFRLVLMPCSVTASHFIHGIVLKSSSITFSGSIESHVIDNFSLEIKEKSEKIVATFLIASAHNLPEAYCVYVIDSMHHCPLLNFGSLKSMHTEKFPLPYPFSRPTLSPDVVPCLGASVMKVTSCIESENEFKLKIIFDCNEDVSGLTLSTDQVLPCKSAHQVTISLNTPSKWNSLTLSFPYPILVNEIRDILHSTDRFIELVLKKGWWEPWPVEFQSNEEWKWNVDSLKPWENHASRSISEFGWCNALNFHLNLQFNLDFKFNDPRPTRDVSPIIEPSLWNLRAEQLNEKKALQTLRRRFNSLLFNPTTPDLEYFGIQPTGSPTTDCCILVLIHKDLLTSPLGSPIRLLTVIDEQMANILMEKEQLNEETYSEEYDRAIECIAGKSGSVISVEPYELMLWNFILRLNSTKIVPGSEQASHLASGMNSSWLFATFVSPLYVDGLLNFKDVREQFSTNDSTISDEKCCVACKKVPQIPKRCSRCRSIVYCSVECQRSNWPQHKLLCNRK from the exons atgattagtCCTACACGATGCCAACATATGGAAAAATTTTCTGTCTATTACCCATATGGAGACCTTCGAGTTCGAAACGTACTGAAAGATTTCAGGGATCAAAGCTTTAGTGAGAAGACTAACAGTAAAACTGCTCAG GTTCTCTTTCTTGGATCTGGGGAGGACATGAGGAAAACTCTTCTGGCAACAACAGTTGAGCATGTCAACAATTTTCACTTCCATCTTATTACCGATTGTCCATCAATTGTGGCTCGCAACATTATGATCTTGAAAATTCTGTCAGCTCAAGATTTCAATCCCAATAAGGAAGAAGATTTCAGCTTTCTGTGGGATGTTTGGTATAATACCGAGTGGCCAGAGATCACTAGAAAACGATTTCTCATTGTTTTAAATGATCTGTTGGATGACAAGTTACCAGAAAATGTTACTGTTCCTGATCCAAACCATTACAAAAGTCTGAAGAAAATCTGGAAAGTTTGGTACACCATTTCTTCAAGAAACCAATCAGAATCTGAAATGCTGTTGTGTAAAACCAAGATGAAGAG ATCTGAACTTTTTGTAACATCACACGAAACCACCGTTCTCCCCCCTCGCAATTCAGATGAAAAAATAACCCATGCCAAAGCTTTTTCAAGAGCAGTAAACGAGATCACCAAGTATTTAATGAAGAGAAATTCGATTGGAGACCTGGAAGACTCTTTGGGGCGGATAATTGAGCAGGAATTTCAAGCTTTTTACGAAAGAGGCAGCTGTCGACTCCAAAATGAATTGGAAACTGTGTGTATTAATTCGTCGTTTCTAAACCCTGACACcgagcaatggcaagtccacTACTCATCGTGCCCTTTCCTTGGCTATCTTCCATTATCGCAAGATCAAGAACTAATAACCtcagtcaaagaaaaaattcttctaCCCACCTgccaaaaaattctgaaagacACAGTGAATTCCTACCGAAGTCGTATTGCAGACATCCAAGTATTTTTCCACTTAGAAGATACCCTGGAATTTTGTTTCACGAACGCAAACAAGTTTGACGTCATCGACTGTTCTAGCGCAGATTGTTTCGGACTTGCTAATATCCTCAACGCTGCAAGTGGAAGATTGTCGAATAATCCGGGAGCCGTTTTGTTTACTAGAAGTACAGAGTGGGAAAAATTGGCTCCTACTGTAGAGCTGTACGTTGAGCATGTTCTTTGCTGCCCTTTGAGGATGATCCCCACAATTTATGGATTACAACTGAATGAGCACGTGGAACTTGGATCTCGGTATCCACCCAGTTATTATTTTACCGCCGTGGCAAACCTTTCCTGGCAGAAAGCAATTCATTTTCAGAACATTGCTATGTCTCCTTCCTCCtctttgacggattttttgaacaagCTGGCCCAGAAATGTTTTGTTAGCGAGCGCTTTCCCAAGCCCAGTCAGGTTTCAAGTTACCAAATGGCAGTGATAGAGAGGCATCATTATTCTCCGTTAACATTTCACTACATCGTCAGTTCCATGACACAACGCCTTGGAGGAGATCACTGGTTCAAAGATGCTCACCTATTGGAAATTCCTGTCCTTTTCAACATCACAAGACGTACATCGGAGGCCTGGGAAAAGGGCCTGGAAATTTTGAAGATAACAGCAGAAATCCCTATCAATTCTATAAACGGAGATGCATTTAAGGTTTTGATTCCGCAATTGGGTTTACCTACTTTTCGCTTGGTTCTCATGCCTTGTAGTGTGACAGCTAGCCATTTTATTCACGGAATCGTTCTCAAGAGTTCAAGCATAACTTTTTCCGGTTCGATTGAATCTCACGTCATCGACAATTTCTCACtagagataaaagaaaaaagcgagAAAATTGTCGCTACCTTCTTAATTGCGTCTGCTCACAACCTTCCTGAAGCGTACTGTGTATACGTGATTGACAGTATGCATCATTGTCCTCTGCTCAACTTTGGTTCTCTGAAATCCATGCACACTGAAAAGTTTCCTCTTCCTTACCCGTTTTCTCGTCCAACACTTTCCCCTGATGTTGTTCCCTGTCTTGGGGCATCGGTCATGAAAGTCACCAGCTGTATCGAGTCcgaaaatgaattcaaactgAAGATAATCTTCGATTGTAACGAAGATGTttcag GTCTAACACTTTCGACTGACCAAGTACTACCGTGCAAGTCTGCCCATCAAGTTACTATATCTCTAAACACGCCTTCCAAATGGAATTCTTTGACTTTGTCATTTCCTTATCCTATTCTTGTCAACGAAATCAGAGATATTCTTCATAGCACTGACCGTTTCATTGAATTGGTATTGAAGAAAGGATGGTGGGAGCCGTGGCCGGTTGAGTTCCAATCGAACGAAGAATGGAAATGGAATGTTGATTCTTTGAAACCTTGGGAAAATCATGCGAGTCGTTCCATTTCGGAATTCGGCTGGTGCAACGCGCTGAACTTCCATCTCAATTTGCAATTTAACttggattttaaatttaatgatcCAAGACCAACAAGGGATGTATCTCCAATCATAGAACCTTCCCTCTGGAATTTGAGGGCTGAGCAATTGAACGAGAAAAAAGCTTTGCAAACTCTCCGGAGAAGGTTCAATTCGCTTCTTTTTAACCCGACTACACCAGATCTCGAATATTTTGGTATTCAACCAACTGGATCGCCAACTACGGATTGCTGCATCTTGGTTTTAATCCACAAGGACCTTCTCACTTCTCCTCTGGGCAGTCCGATTCGATTGTTGACAGTGATTGACGAACAGATGGCTAATATCCTTATGGAAAAGGAACAGTTAAACGAGGAGACATACTCGGAGGAGTACGATAGAGCTATCGAGTGTATCGCAGGAAAAAGTGGCTCAGTTATCTCTGTTGAACCCTACGAATTGATGCTGTGGAACTTCATTTTGAGACTCAACTCGACTAAAATCGTGCCTGGCTCAGAGCAAGCAAGTCACCTTGCTTCGGGAATGAACAGCTCTTGGTTGTTTGCTACGTTCGTGTCTCCCCTTTACGTCGATGGTcttcttaattttaaagacgtcCGCGAGCAGTTCTCTACAAATGATTCGACTATTTCTGACGAAAAGTGTTGTGTAGCTTGCAAGAAAGTCCCCCAAATTCCGAAGCGTTGCAGTCGCTGCCGTTCCATCGTTTATTGCAGTGTCGAGTGTCAACGCAGTAATTGGCCGCAACACAAACTGCTGTGTAATCGCAAGTAG
- the LOC124313749 gene encoding NFX1-type zinc finger-containing protein 1-like: MEDYILCRNVLPTEPEYLKKTPDPIYNLTSVRKTFSRSLPGGNANKENEDDVKVDKELQLNPERLLSHVSILGQSLPDAETLELDPSQAEALYAALTRKLVLIQGPPGTGKTYLGLKIVQALLDNRKYWVGVKKHQPPPILVICYTNHALDQFLEGILKFTTKIVRIGGQSKCEALQPYSLREWIFSRNRFSFTSEERTAQYHNWLWEARDKLRDTKDVLESRRQEQKIVESSGIVHEKTLSSLGVLSKSVYSKFFAMTKMKSSNYSGWLLSCWLGLESIHILKDIVWTLKKHFPKSQKPPMQVFTKPVPVVNESPNEEEWDKEDVEEIQGERMSGDDNLWNFADAKGEKLPKPELERKMAGFQFAISTSMLDDEMSYLLEILDEPDYGDFEPAQSRIAQIQQQKYFLSEILEILPDTEIDDYKQMIEKDLWRLSYVDRWKIYSFWRARTSEILVAEVNSLKMQLLQQTNEIKDIETIETAEIIRNAHVVGITTTGAAKNRALLEHLKSKIVVVEEAAEVLEAHIVTSLSSSCEHLILIGDHQQLRPPTTVYALAKDYHLDVSLFERLIMNGVEPSVLGVQHRMRPDVARLIVPAIYPNLENHQSVTRYWNVPGMAENVFFLSHSEREKGDLSDQESRSHLNPYEADMALALARHLLMQGLEPKQITILTTYSGQLLHFKKLRKSHAILQDVRISIVDNFQGEEADIIILSLVRSNDEAQIGFLKTENRVCVALSRAKKGFYLIGNMGNLAASSKLWREVNKVLTSNGQIGPYFDLQCGVHRTIIKANQVSDFPPEGGCFQKCLTPMPCGHTCRKLCHFEDREHTRQNCLEACLRSCSVGHRCPKRCYEDCHPCLTEIPKTLLPCNHTQITECHKDPRKEYCLTKVVKAFQTCQHTIELDCGKKIYEVKCPELCGMHLDCDHMCNRICHQRKSHAKLPCTQPCRRLTCPEKHPCPKQCSEKCEKCVVDVIKKLPCGHDGEIKCWQLPKDIYCKIKVERTLSACEHTAYFDCSQSTDGYKCTRQCGKLLCNDGHICRKPCCEPCGPCNNQVKRTLSCGHERLTACYKDPLTIKCKFPKEVILPDCGHKVEIACADNPETALCPRPCDTRLNCGHQCTESCHVKNDPHHEIYLCKKACSRNKEDCKRDHKCGRKCYEECDPCIIKIERQLPCGHSQVAECCLNDEEINCREMVNKTIPECMHLIRVECSTIASRQLCKQPCEQVLSCGHPCKKKCMETCSSSDCQELVQTTVLSPCGHPVLKTCSDFNSSPEVTETQLEKFLQECPQKCDVNLPCEHSCKGSCGQCFNCRLHKACQEKCGRTLVCGHNCGVNCAASCPPCKKPCEYRCRHSRCRKNCCEPCVDCVEPCGWKCEHYSCSLKCFEFCIRPRCDEPCRKRLPCGHLCVGLSGEVCPPLCRVCHKDQLTEFILYGNEEEDDARFIYLEDCKHTIEVEGMDHWMEMKEEEIREIQMKCCPRCKTIIRSCYRYGNVIKRNFGDIVEVKRLLLRSRTSSKDFAEKHLKQIVASIAVNRELTTQLDHSITDLIIFRLEEIRNSLIPTVVRKKPQYRSLDEDTRSVIQVQVDVIERVLSVVKKAPASSSKDNQVPVLSMSRPLLEDLLNRTQQLLSSLFNRKRFSSQEHECFIAEVYRLKLIRAFFLLKSSIYNQDSLISEENRQVEELLMKNVKPLKDEEIATIKDILQRMDKKLKTGLGISDVEREQIVEALKNGEDKITQGHWFKCPNGHIYAIGECGGAMQEAKCNECGAPIGGGNHRLLSGNRHAGEMDGARFAAYSEEANNMANFQMND, encoded by the exons ATGGAAGATTATATCCTTTGTCGGAATGTTTTGCCAACTGAACCGGAATACCTGAAAAAGACTCCTGAC CCCATCTACAATTTGACGTCAGTacgaaaaacattttcccgtTCGTTGCCTGGTGGAAatgcaaataaagaaaatgaggaCGACGTAAAAGTTGACAAAG AGCTTCAGCTGAACCCCGAGAGGTTGCTGTCGCATGtgtcgatactcggccaaagTTTGCCTGATGCCGAAACTCTGGAACTTGATCCAAGTCAAGCAGAAGCCCTTTATGCCGCCTTGACTAGAAAACTAGTTTTGATTCAAGGACCTCCAGGAACAGGGAAAACGTATCTGGGCCTTAAAATTGTTCAAGCACTACTGGACAATAGGAAGTATTGGGTAGGGGTTAAGAAACACCAGCCTCCTCCTATTTTAGTGATTTGCTACACAAATCACGCGCTCGATCAATTCCTTGAAG GAATCTTGAAGTTCACGACGAAAATCGTCCGGATTGGTGGACAGTCGAAATGTGAAGCCCTTCAGCCGTACTCACTCCGCGAATGGATATTTTCGAGAAATCGGTTTTCTTTTACAAGTGAAGAAAGGACTGCTCAATATCACAATTGGTTGTGGGAAGCCCGCGACAAATTGCGTGACACGAAAGA TGTGCTCGAAAGTCGTCGCCAAGAACAAAAGATTGTTGAATCTTCTGGCATCGTTCATGAGAAAACCTTGTCAAGTTTGGGAGTACTATCCAAGAGCGTGTACAGTAAATTTTTCGCCATGACGAAGATGAAATCAAGCAACTATTCTGGTTGGTTATTGTCTTGTTGGCTTGGATTGGAATCGATTCACATTTTAAAAGACATCGTCTGGACTTTAAAGAAACATTTCCCCAAATCACAAAAGCCTCCAATGCAAGTGTTTACAAAACCTGTTCCAGTTGTTAATGAATCTCCCAACGAGGAAGAATGGGATAAAGAAGATGTCGAGGAAATTCAAG GAGAAAGAATGTCGGGCGATGATAATTTATGGAATTTCGCCGATGCTAAGGGAGAAAAGTTGCCAAAACCtgaattagaaagaaaaatggcagGATTCCAATTTGCCATTTCCACTTCAATGCTTGACGACGAAATGAGTTACTTGTTGGAGATTCTAGATGAGCCAGATTATGGTGATTTTGAGCCAGCTCAATCCCGGATAGCTCAAATCCagcaacaaaaatatttcctcTCGGAAATTCTTGAAATTCTTCCAGACACCGAAATCGATGattacaagcagatgattgaAAAAGATCTTTGGCGCCTTTCATACGTGGATCGTTGGAAAATTTACTCCTTTTGGAGAGCGAGAACTTCAGAAATATTGGTTGCTGAGGTAAACTCGTTGAAAATGCAACTTCTAcagcaaacaaatgaaataaaagacaTCGAAACAATTGAAACTGCCGAGATTATCCGCAATGCCCATGTTGTCGGAATCACAACCACGGGAGCAGCCAAGAATAGAGCGCTATTAGAACATCTGAAATCAAAAATCG TCGTTGTTGAAGAAGCAGCCGAGGTATTGGAGGCACATATTGTGACGTCTTTGTCGTCCTCTTGCgagcatttgattttaattg GCGATCATCAACAGCTACGGCCTCCTACAACAGTGTATGCATTAGCGAAGGATTATCACTTGGATGTTTCACTCTTTGAGCGTTTAATAATGAACGGGGTGGAGCCAAGTGTTTTGGGTGTTCAACACCGAATGAGACCCGATGTTGCCCGACTGATTGTTCCTGCTATTTATCCAAATTTGGAAAACCACCAGTCGGTAACGAGATACTGGAATGTGCCTGGAATGGCAGAAAATGTCTTTTTCCTGTCGCATTCGGAACGAGAAAAGGGAGACCTATCGGATCAAGAAAGCCGCAGCCACTTGAACCCGTATGAAGCAGACATGGCCTTGGCTCTAGCTCGCCACCTGTTGATGCAAGGCCTGGAACCAAAGCAAATCACTATATTGACAACTTATTCCGGCCAGTTGTTGCATTTCAAAAAGTTGCGAAAAAGTCACGCGATTCTTCAGGACGTCCGCATCTCGATTGTTGACAATTTTCAAGGCGAGGAAGCAGACATAATCATCCTGTCTTTGGTGCGAAGCAACGACGAAGCTCAAATTGGATTTCTCAAGACAGAAAATCGCGTTTGTGTTGCCCTTTCTCGTGCCAAGAAAGGATTTTATCTTATTGGCAACATGGGAAATTTAGCAGCGAGTAGTAAACTCTGGCGAGAAGTGAACAAAGTTTTGACATCGAACGGACAGATTGGACCCTATTTCGACCTACAATGTGGAGTGCATCGTACTATCATAAAG gccAATCAAGTTTCCGATTTTCCGCCAGAGGGTGGATGTTTCCAAAAGTGTCTCACTCCGATGCCCTGTGGACACACATGCCGCAAACttt GCCATTTTGAAGATCGCGAGCATACGCGACAAAATTGCCTCGAAGCCTGCTTGCGCTCCTGTTCTGTTGGCCATCGTTGCCCCAAACGGTGTTACGAGGATTGTCATCCTTGTTTGACGGAAATTCCGAAAACTCTTTTACCTTGCAATCACACTCAAATAACCGAGTGTCACAAAGACCCGCGAAAGGAATATTGTCTTACAAAAGTTGTCAAG GCTTTCCAAACTTGTCAACACACAATTGAACTAGACTGTGGTAAGAAAATTTACGAAGTAAAATGTCCTGAACTGTGTGGCATGCATCTAGATTGCGATCATATGTGCAATCGCATCTGTCACCAGAGAAAATCGCATGCCAAATTGCCGTGCACCCAACCGTGTCGCCGCTTGACCTGCCCTGAAAAACATCCTTGTCCAAAGCAGTGTTCTGAAAAGTGCGAAAAATGTGTCGTTGATGTGATTAAGAAACTGCCTTGTGGCCATGAT GGGGAAATCAAATGCTGGCAGCTCCCCAAAGACATCTACTGTAAAATCAAAGTTGAGAGAACTCTTTCCGCCTGCGAGCATACGGCCTATTTCGACTGTAGTCAATCCACTGATGGATACAAATGCACTCGCCAGTGTGGGAAACTGCTGTGTAACGATGGGCACATATGCCGGAAGCCTTGCTGTGAACCCTGTGGCCCTTGTAATAATCAAGTGAAGCGCACATTAAGCTGCGGCCACGAGAGACTGACGGCGTGTTACAAGGATCCTCTGACAATCAAATGCAAGTTCCCGAAAGAAGTTATTTTACCCGATTGCGGCCACAAGGTCGAAATCGCCTGTGCCGATAATCCCGAAACAGCTCTCTGCCCAAGACCTTGTGACACTCGTCTCAATTGCGGCCATCAGTGCACGGAATCCTGTCATGTCAAAAATGATCCTCACCACGAAATCTATCTCTGCAAGAAAGCGTGCAGTCGGAATAAAGAAGATTGCAAACGGGATCACAAGTGCGGAAGGAAATGTTACGAGGAGTGTGACCCATGTATCATCAAGATCGAACGCCAATTACCCTGTGGCCATTCTCAAGTTGCAGAATGTTGTCTAAATGATGAAGAAATCAATTGCAG GGAAATGGTCAACAAAACTATTCCTGAGTGTATGCATTTGATTCGTGTTGAGTGTTCCACCATTGCAAGTCGCCAGTTGTGCAAACAGCCGTGTGAACAAGTTCTGAGTTGTGGTCACCcatgtaaaaagaaatgcatGGAAACGTGTTCCTCTTCAGATTGCCAAGAACTAGTACAGACTACCGTCTTAAGTCCCTGTGGTCACCCCGTGCTGAAGACTTGCAGTGATTTTAATTCAT CTCCTGAAGTGACAGAAACACAGTTGGAGAAATTTCTACAAGAGTGCCCACAAAAGTGTGACGTCAACTTGCCTTGCGAGCATTCGTGTAAAGGATCCTGTGGACAGTGTTTCAACTGTCGTCTTCACAAAGCCTGTCAGGAAAAATGTGGACGAACACTAGTTTGCGGACATAa ctgtggtgtgaattgtgcCGCGTCTTGTCCTCCTTGCAAGAAACCGTGCGAATATCGTTGTCGACACAGCAGATGTCGCAAGAATTGCTGCGAGCCCTGCGTCGATTGCGTT GAACCCTGTGGTTGGAAATGTGAACATTACTCGTGTTCACTcaaatgttttgaattttgcatCCGGCCACGTTGCGATGAACCCTGTCGGAAACGTCTCCCGTGCGGCCATTTATGCGTTGGGCTCTCTGGGGAAGTCTGCCCTCCTCTTTGCCGTGTTTGCCACAAGGACCAGCTGACGGAATTCATTCTTTATggcaacgaagaagaagatgacgccAG ATTCATCTATTTGGAAGATTGTAAGCACACTATAGAAGTAGAAGGGATGGATCACTGGATGGAgatgaaggaagaagaaattcgTGAAATCCAAATGAAATGCTGTCCGCGCTGTAAAACTATCATCCGCTCATGCTACCGCTACGGGAATGTCATCAAGCGAAATTTCGGAGACATTGTTGAAGTCAAGAGATTGCTTTTACGTTCTCGTACCAGCTCAAAGGATTTCGCCGAGAAGCATCTCAAGCAGATTGTGGCATCCATTGCTGTAAATAGGGAGCTGACTACTCAACTTGACCACAGTATCACGGATCTCATCATCTTTAGACTGGAAGAAATTCGGAATTCTCTAATTCCTACTGTTGTACGGAAAAAACCTCAGTATAGAAGTTTGGATGAAGATACGCGCTCTGTGATTCAAGTTCAAGTTGATGTCATAGAGAGAGTTTTAAGCGTCGTAAAAAAGGCCCCAGCATCTTCATCGAAGGATAATCAAGTCCCAGTTTTGTCGATGAGTCGCCCTTTGCTGGAGGATCTTCTAAATCGAACACAACAACTTCTTTCATCGCTATTCAACCGCAAACGATTTTCGTCTCAGGAACACGAATGTTTCATTGCCGAAGTCTACCGCTTGAAGTTAATTCGAGCCTTCTTCTTGTTGAAGAGCTCCATTTATAACCAAGATTCTTTGATAAGTGAAGAAAATCGACAGGTAGAAGAACTGTTGATGAAGAATGTGAAACCACTGAAGGATGAAGAAATCGCCACGATCAAAGACATTTTGCAGAGGATGGACAAAAAACTTAAGACTGGACTTGGCATCAGTGATGTTGAACGGGAGCAAATCGTTGAAGCCCTGAAAAATGGAGAGGATAAAATAACACAGGGCCACTGGTTCAAATGTCCAAACGGCCACATCTACGCAATTGGAGAGTGCGGTGGAGCGATGCAGGAAGCAAAATGCAACGAATGCGGAGCACCGATTGGCGGAGGGAATCATAGGCTGCTCTCGGGCAATCGCCATGCAGGCGAAATGGATGGAGCTCGATTTGCTGCATATTCAGAGGAGGCGAATAATATGgccaattttcaaatgaacGATTAA
- the LOC124313253 gene encoding uncharacterized protein LOC124313253 — MHLLSSIMFVVGAVVLLTLNGTESFALGRNVTAFLDDDYHDTNSNETSTDDYHLDSLELTDNQTSLEDVHPHDSLEFNSRLVKRNLEFALLDQSTSNGSLVLLLTDDGLSLEDVAFVDQEDQADPTIRVDHLHQDDLHHLRIDSLEVVDDFDKRHVPAGDTGLLIVQGADGSEHVFLTDGHHFDDYSLEVVSNHDEQVSLLSALDQQPLTGVFTHPLSDDFYLVKEYLGDYYLWEMEDELARAYLSQSVNLNDPIVFHFTDDRRPKKLSAVHFAQLTPVQSVLNDRIHATSPAL, encoded by the exons ATGCATCTCTTAAGCTCTATCATG TTTGTAGTTGGAGCAGTCGTGCTCTTGACTCTTAATGGAACGGAATCCTTCGCCCTCGGTCGCAATGTTACCGCCTTCTTAGACGACGATTATCACGATACCAACAGCAACGAGACATCCACAGACGACTATCACCTGGACAGTCTGGAGCTCACCGATAATCAGACTTCACTCGAAGACGTCCATCCGCACGATTCGTTGGAATTCAACAGCCGATTAGTCAAGCGGAATTTGGAGTTTGCGCTGCTCGATCAGTCGACTAGTAACGGAAGTCTTGTCCTATTATTAACTGACGACGGATTATCCTTGGAAGACGTAGCATTCGTCGATCAGGAAGACCAAGCCGATCCTACCATTAGGGTCGACCATCTTCACCAGGATGACTTACATCACCTGCGCATCGATTCCTTGGAAGTTGTGGACGATTTTGACAAGCGTCATGTCCCCGCTGGTGATACTGGCCTGCTAATCGTACAAGGTGCGGACGGAAGTGAGCACGTCTTTCTAACGGACGGTCATCATTTTGACGATTATTCTTTGGAAGTTGTCAGTAATCACGACGAACAAGTCTCACTGCTTTCGGCTTTGGATCAGCAGCCGCTCACTGGAGTCTTCACCCATCCATTGTCCGACGATTTTTATCTCGTCAAGGAGTACTTGGGCGACTATTACTTGTGGGAAATGGAGGACGAATTGGCCAGAGCATACCTGTCGCAATCCGTCAATCTCAACGATCCAATCGTGTTCCACTTTACTGATGATAGACGACCCAAGAAGCTAAGTGCAGTTCATTTTGCTCAATTAACACCTGTGCAATCAGTATTGAACGATCGGATTCATGCCACCAGCCCTGCACTTTAA